From a single Octopus sinensis linkage group LG5, ASM634580v1, whole genome shotgun sequence genomic region:
- the LOC118763449 gene encoding uncharacterized protein LOC118763449 — protein sequence MKIQIFLLFIQATILPFSGGDGKNWNKSAFNKDSKDFNSATQDYIPHDLNYRTKIFQGSQSKKDSHKSTKRTFFENPASNHAESADSSQEFNRRRYFNTMSSLRNTRRNNRDKQMVNGKNSTEKNVGRQEPNAKNYKRPMKMMTLNKNGRLNMRNKKTDILQVYRQLLIKTGQMEKFRKLGKVKQRQFIRRLMLKNRKMAKLKTQNEMNHIHQKSRVPELNQDTETSHVTGLSHVSEKATTESSNRFSNTPTSRNTTLLNVWTDGMHNDKHVSLKNEPSYRNTSPPLKSYKKDHRYSPEENQRSQKHKKEQVMQKKFDNFQREKGKNRKPFPVMTSPNMIDSGTRQPNAFMFNQNGDVVHYRGSSYQTIYPEFEQQRSFSFKKKLPYLRDIPNTSQPDIKTKKEEEISSENKIDDENNAKKRRDENADNEDDVDNETKISSAEDKDKYDSHQQTQTRLPATFTIRAKNYNDMNPSFRTPRYDFAQQFNRRQKKKRLIQRGKINLPSNKRPLKTFRNQFRVNRRQNRYGMLRETPPWSNFRANIGQPSQFVMISSDRRKDMPIPRKEDQDSSEDTSESEQSQFSPPYYHTLSPGLNSMDIAGGFQYNYHPYAGNDQLDQQGKVDYYQQYPITHVEDNNEDSSDENTSIEQEQGDEADYQEPPSYVGMHGSDVALDTGRVNEVNHFYGESTIVPLGQLKHDQDDDEQDDNINSSENAVEETSEEQDNQKRLPENIHKNRDSPDTLLIVLDNDSKTKKNNDNEEHNQFKQSSTEDFTEGKKASPIMKADHSLSNGILVILDNDGEKPTSTIKPTPAIEKSKQFPEVKPKQSAKPIKINVRSNSSSLEMSNKYSYSFLNETSNKHSYKPLNITKSNESSNNKSNNFTKTMTSINDISFSLNSSDQSQRPSFSVNSSNQLHRTSFKPLRPSSEKKNSLNNLLIELGTKDNIFNIRTPSRGTSQRVGDYHKGISESKSLRKDQRFRLVKKSRPVTNRYKSNGRKIKKKFRYKNMGHPFKNVRRTGNSNISMRKRFRKLYPNIHFQADTELFGNRVREVVEIPDIDWTLKGSTLEGDSINLLKKSKSTENRTITSGHLPQDHSERLPQNNNVIRGIHSKHHAINTDTSDSQKTDSQSIEDDNRYRKISLEYPKDADEYRLDHLHGIPNVFTVVSSTKDDDDDDSAEYSQSDHNLVINTIKYKSPNIDMHHIDSLNPVYLNTLKDIRNFVDTHSEDKDDFNEGVDEEREEVQENMEYSNKQPAFHPLLVRGREDPYKTVSNIQLNNEKMSPVYREISGSQEEFPDIERDHVIGDYHYPKFDQLKTKVQLPTELYQDKLYGIDSDDENEELPLMYRDIMYKKRLSKHDNNRMPHDNDNTFSTSERVNTMNTNKQNSLNNFYVLGNKPSKLNHTVGDFHNNSRIKVNHPLMSYNSISALYGQSPLNPDETYDSVEDSNLDSTSMADELNYRNKKRKLISSSSHSLHNKILVTGAETPGLLGPTESERKSNENRLKNTLKKKTSSLFKSHLRNRDKHSDDSSIRSIEGVRSDQEFYRTSSGRRNQILGQSQGRENREIYLPRDFHSSETIWRNGKSPLRGLEAQDIPRQYWRIYQLLKKGNLPEKYRSLYYHFKDEMDKIANKSSQGNIYKTNTHNNLSDPNETLNKFDIKLTNRSGSSPLWNNKNEVDILKRNEYEKKTDEENTDIGLAMQKGQKKLSVVDVHDDTQVALEGVYLKGGLDSNNKDLGTPEFGGRPLEDENISGDFGNNTFEENNKNWKDTSFDIGISNPKWNDTLAYEESRMKEKTAFLNKDYNMNSMDYQKLHKNVSDYEIAKGYKSENSYPLVDEQLRKTQYKNYYDENSPGLFENGVHFGVHGKADKGQQRHDINTNPRGSNNKVLGPNDQQSIQYPTENGSPLTDIIENHQYENVYNYHGSIYDPYDYLGEVDISQLDPVEKAFQIPYNSVPENTLTKFDNQGNPLEPSDLTNTNLQKNRLMKDNSNLLTQYGDEMNLNGRVRPEKQTPNVDKDTEKFKSMSRNINIDKPGIFGSDFQKKSDQVVLDKYLSHDVFKKVYKSQGEGKRLHESHEVRKHSQDSNGERQLLQDSNGERQLLQDSNGEENICQTAMGKENTCKIAMGKENTHTTIIEKESKDKVAMKRKNIHMVILGKERILKTVLEEIENLRMIVFGKESTQNTVTEEQSRFNTAAVKQKFYKAIGILMMMKMIVKHKK from the coding sequence GCGGAGATGGAAAAAACTGGAATAAATCAGCATTTAACAAGGATTCAAAAGACTTCAATAGTGCCACACAAGATTATATCCCTCATGATCTAAATTATCGGACAAAAATATTCCAAGGGTCTCAGAGCAAGAAAGACAGCCATAAATCAACGAAGAGAACGTTCTTCGAAAATCCAGCCTCAAATCATGCAGAAAGCGCTGATAGTTCACAAGAATTTAACAGAAGACGTTATTTTAATACAATGAGTTCTTTGCGAAATACTAGAAGGAATAATAGAGATAAACAAATGGTGAATGGGAAAAATTCGACAGAGAAAAACGTTGGTCGGCAAGAGCCAAATGCAAAGAACTATAAAAGACCTATGAAAATGATGACCTTAAACAAAAACGGTCGGTTGAATATGCGCAATAAGAAGACTGACATCCTGCAAGTGTACAGGCAACTACTTATAAAAACTGGACAAATGGAAAAATTTAGAAAGTTAGGAAAAGTTAAGCAACGTCAGTTTATTCGACGTTTAATGCTTAAAAACCGCAAGATGGCTAAATTAAAAACTCAAAATGAAATGAACCATATTCATCAGAAAAGTCGAGTACCGGAGCTAAATCAAGATACTGAGACAAGTCATGTAACTGGGCTGAGTCATGTATCTGAAAAAGCAACAACTGAAAGTTCAAACAGATTCTCAAATACTCCAACTTCTAGGAATACCACGTTGTTGAATGTTTGGACAGATGGAATGCACAATGACAAACATGTTTCTTTAAAGAATGAACCCAGTTATCGAAACACATCTCCTCCTCTAAAATCTTATAAAAAAGATCATAGATATTCGCCAGAAGAAAATCAAAGATCACAGAAACATAAAAAGGAACAAGTTATGCAGAAAAAATTCGATAATTTTCAAcgtgagaaaggaaaaaatagaaaaccaTTTCCTGTCATGACTTCTCCGAATATGATAGATTCCGGAACACGTCAACCAAATGCATTTATGTTTAATCAAAATGGCGATGTCGTCCATTACAGAGGCTCTTCTTATCAAACGATTTATCCTGAATTTGAACAACAAAGATCATTTTCCTTCAAAAAGAAGCTGCCATATCTAAGAGATATTCCTAACACATCACAACCTGATATTAAGactaaaaaagaagaggaaatttCGTCTGAAAACAAAATAGACGATGAAAATAATGCGAAAAAAAGACGAGATGAAAACGCAGACAACGAAGATGATGTAGATAACGAAACAAAGATATCATCTGCAGAAGATAAAGACAAGTATGATTCTCATCAGCAGACTCAAACCCGACTCCCTGCCACCTTTACAATACGAGCTAAAAATTACAATGATATGAATCCAAGCTTTCGGACACCTCGATACGATTTTGCTCAACAATTTAATCGGCGCCAAAAGAAAAAACGTTTAATTCAAAGAGGAAAAATTAATTTACCTTCAAATAAACGTCCTCTTAAAACTTTTAGAAATCAGTTCAGAGTAAATCGAAGACAAAACCGTTATGGCATGCTCAGAGAAACACCACCTTGGTCTAATTTCCGTGCAAATATTGGTCAACCTTCTCAGTTTGTCATGATTTCAAGCGACCGTAGAAAAGATATGCCAATTCCAAGAAAGGAAGATCAAGATTCCTCGGAAGACACTTCAGAAAGTGAACAAAGTCAATTTTCCCCTCCTTACTATCACACGTTGTCCCCGGGTCTAAATTCAATGGATATTGCTGGGGGGTTTCAATATAACTATCATCCttatgctggtaacgatcaacTAGATCAACAAGGCAAAGTGGATTATTATCAACAATATCCCATTACTCATGTTGAGGACAATAACGAAGATAGCTCTGATGAAAACACTTCTATAGAGCAGGAGCAAGGAGACGAGGCGGATTACCAAGAACCACCTTCATATGTAGGCATGCACGGGTCAGATGTTGCCCTTGATACAGGCAGAGTAAATGAAGTTAACCATTTTTACGGTGAAAGTACGATTGTACCTTTAGGTCAGTTGAAGCATGATCAAGATGATGACGAACAGGATGACAATATCAACTCCTCAGAGAACGCAGTGGAAGAAACATCGGAAGAGCAAGATAATCAAAAACGACTGCCGGAAAATATCCACAAAAATCGTGATTCACCTGATACTCTCCTAATCGTACTTGATAATGActcaaagacaaagaaaaataatgataatgaagaacaTAATCAATTCAAACAATCCTCTACCGAAGATTTTACCGAAGGCAAAAAAGCTAGTCCAATAATGAAGGCCGATCACTCATTATCAAATGGAATATTAGTTATACTAGATAATGATGGAGAAAAACCAACAAGCACAATAAAACCCACTCCAGCAATAGAGAAAAGTAAACAATTTCCTGAAGTTAAACCTAAGCAATCTGCAAAGCCAATTAAGATAAACGTTAGAAGTAATTCTAGTTCTCTTGAGATGTCTAACAAATACTCGTATTCATTTCTAAACGAGACCTcaaataaacattcatataaaccTCTGAATATCACAAAAAGCAATGAATCATCAAACAACAAGAGTAACAATTTCACCAAAACTATGACTTCTATTAATGATATTTCCTTTAGTTTAAATAGTTCTGATCAGAGTCAACGACCATCTTTTAGTGTAAACAGTTCTAATCAACTTCACAGGACATCTTTCAAGCCCCTGCGGCCAtcaagtgaaaagaaaaattctttgaaTAATCTTTTGATTGAATTAGGAACTAAAGATAACATATTCAACATCCGAACGCCCAGTAGAGGAACTAGCCAACGTGTTGGAGATTACCATAAAGGAATATCGGAAAGCAAGTCACTAAGAAAAGATCAACGTTTCCGACTTGTAAAGAAATCACGCCCTGTTACAAACCGTTACAAAAGCAATGggcgtaaaataaaaaagaaatttaggtACAAAAACATGGGCCACCCTTTCAAAAACGTTCGTCGCACTGGGAATAGTAACATTTCTATGAGGAAAAGATTTAGGAAATTATACCCAAATATTCACTTCCAAGCTGATACTGAACTGTTTGGTAACCGTGTTAGAGAAGTCGTAGAGATTCCTGACATTGATTGGACATTAAAGGGATCAACTTTGGAAGGTGATAGCATTAATTTATTGAAGAAATCAAAATCAACTGAAAATAGAACCATAACCTCCGGTCATTTACCTCAAGATCATTCAGAAAGATTACCtcaaaataataatgtaatccGGGGTATACATTCTAAACATCATGCCATCAACACAGATACATCAGATTCCCAGAAAACCGATTCCCAGTCCATTGAAGATGACAACAGATACCGGAAAATATCCTTGGAGTATCCAAAAGATGCTGACGAGTACAGACTTGATCACTTACATGGAATTCCGAACGTGTTCACTGTGGTGTCAAGTacgaaagatgatgatgacgatgattctgCTGAATATAGTCAGTCGGATCATAACCTAGTGATCAACACGATTAAGTATAAATCGCCCAATATAGATATGCATCACATTGATTCTTTAAATCCTGTCTATTTAAATACCTTAAAAGATATTCGAAACTTTGTAGATACACACAGCGAAGATAAAGATGATTTCAATGAAGGAgtagatgaagaaagagaagaagtgcAAGAAAATATGGAATACTCAAATAAACAGCCAGCATTTCATCCACTTTTGGTGAGAGGCAGAGAAGATCCATATAAGACCGTATCTAATATTCAGTTAAATAATGAAAAGATGTCCCCTGTTTACAGGGAAATAAGCGGCTCACAAGAAGAATTTCCCGATATTGAGAGAGATCATGTTATTGGCGATTATCATTATCCAAAATTCGATCAATTGAAAACAAAGGTACAACTTCCCACTGAACTATACCAAGATAAACTATACGGAATCGATTCAGATGACGAAAATGAAGAATTGCCGCTGATGTACAGAGATATAATGTACAAGAAGCGCCTATCCAAACACGACAATAATAGAATGCCGCATGATAATGACAATACATTTTCTACATCGGAAAGAGTAAACACAATGAACACAAATAAGCAAAATAGTCTGAACAATTTCTATGTGCTGGGCAATAAACCAAGTAAATTAAACCATACAGTTGGTGATTTCCACAACAATAGTAGAATAAAAGTCAACCACCCACTAATGTCATACAATTCAATAAGTGCTCTCTATGGACAATCTCCATTAAACCCTGACGAAACATATGATTCAGTCGAAGATAGCAACTTGGACTCCACTAGTATGGCGGATGAATTAAACTATCGCAATAAAAAACGGAAGTTGATTTCTTCAAGTTCACACAGTTTGCATAATAAAATACTTGTTACAGGCGCTGAAACGCCTGGATTATTAGGTCCAACGGAAAGTGAACGGAAATCAAACGAGAATCGTCTGAAAAATACTTTGAAAAAGAAAACTTCCAGCCTTTTTAAGAGTCATCTACGTAACCGTGATAAGCATTCAGACGATTCTTCCATCCGCTCTATAGAAGGGGTTCGATCTGACCAAGAATTTTATAGAACTTCGTCTGGCAGAAGAAATCAGATACTTGGGCAAAGCCAAGGGCGAGAAAATCGGGAAATCTATTTGCCCAGAGATTTTCATAGCTCCGAAACGATATGGAGAAACGGAAAAAGCCCTTTACGTGGGCTAGAGGCTCAAGATATACCTCGTCAGTATTGGCGAATTTATCAACttttaaagaaaggaaatttaCCAGAAAAATACAGATCATTATATTATCACTTTAAAGACGAAATggataaaattgccaataaatcTTCGCAGggtaatatctataaaaccaatACTCATAATAACCTTTCAGATCCAAATGAAACCTTGAATAAATTTGATATAAAATTAACCAATAGATCTGGTAGTTCTCCATTGTGGAACAACAAAAATGAAGTAGATATTCTTAAGAGGAATGAGTATGAGAAGAAAACAGATGAGGAAAATACCGATATTGGTCTAGCAATGCAAAAGGGCCAAAAGAAATTGAGTGTAGTTGATGTTCATGATGACACACAAGTTGCCTTAGAAGGAGTTTATCTGAAAGGTGGTTTAGACTCTAATAATAAGGATTTGGGGACACCAGAATTTGGTGGTCGGCCATTGGAAGATGAAAATATTTCTGGAGATTTTGGAAACAATACATttgaggaaaataataaaaactggaAGGATACAAGTTTCGATATCGGCATTTCAAATCCAAAGTGGAACGATACATTAGCTTATGAAGAATCCAGGATGAAGGAGAAAACTGCATTTCTGAATAAGGACTACAATATGAATAGCATGGATTACCAAAAACTGCACAAAAACGTTTCTGATTATGAAATAGCAAAAGGCTATAAGAGCGAAAACAGTTATCCATTAGTTGATGAACAATTGCGTAAAACACAATATAAAAATTACTACGATGAAAATAGTCCTGGACTCTTTGAGAATGGAGTTCATTTTGGGGTTCATGGCAAAGCCGATAAAGGCCAGCAGAGACACGATATAAATACAAATCCTCGAGGATCAAACAACAAAGTTCTCGGTCCTAATGATCAACAGAGTATACAGTATCCCACAGAAAACGGAAGTCCACTCACTGATATTATTGAGAATCATCAATATGAAAACGTATATAATTATCATGGGAGTATATATGACCCATATGATTACCTAGGGGAAGTGGATATCAGCCAGCTGGACCCAGTTGAAAAGGCTTTTCAAATACCTTACAACAGTGTTCCAGAGAACACACTCACTAAATTTGATAATCAAGGAAATCCTTTAGAACCTTCAGATTTAACaaacacaaatttacaaaaaaataggtTAATGAAAGACAATTCAAATTTATTAACCCAGTATGGTGATGAAATGAATTTAAACGGTCGGGTAAGGCCAGAAAAACAGACCCCTAATGTCGATAAAGATACAGAGAAGTTCAAGAGCATGAGTAGAAACATAAACATAGATAAACCAGGAATCTTTGGTAGTGATTTTCAAAAGAAATCTGATCAAGTTgtattagataaatatttatcacATGATGTATTTAAAAAAGTATACAAAAGTCAAGGGGAAGGTAAACGCTTACACGAAAGCCATGAGGTAAGAAAACACTCGCAAGACAGCAATGGGGAAAGACAACTCTTGCAAGACAGCAATGGGGAAAGACAACTCTTGCAAGACAGCAATGGGGAAGAAAATATTTGCCAGACAGCCATGGGGAAAGAAAACACTTGCAAGATAGCAATGGGGAAAGAAAATACGCACACGACAATcatagagaaagaaagcaaggacAAGGTAGCcatgaagagaaaaaatattcacatggtaattttggggaaggaaaGAATTCTCAAGACAGTTCTAGAGGAGATAGAAAACCTTCGCATGATAGTCTTTGGGAAGGAAAGCACTCAAAACACAGTCACAGAAGAGCAAAGCCGTTTCAACACAGCCGCAGTGAAGCAAAAATTCTACAAAGCCATAgggatattaatgatgatgaagatgatagtaaAACACAAGAAATAG